The genomic interval GCTATCAGGAAGTAGATACTGATATGATCGAGAATAAGGAATAGTCGTTTGATGGCCGGTTCGAGTGAGAGATGATATACCGTTGAGCAGGTAAATAGTAACAGGAAACAGAAACTGTAAATAGCTGCGCCCACAATGCCCGCTGTGTTGTTGTGCGTTGCCGCGATACCTGTCAGCATAGGCAATGCGCTAATGCCGAACAGTATGCCCGCGCCATGAATAATTCCGTTTACGATCTCCTGTCTGCGGTTGTATTTTGTCTGTAATACTTCTTGTGCCATCTGTATACGTTTGGCATAAAAGTAACCACAATCTGCCGGCCGCGTAAATAGAAAGTATCTATAATAGGATTTGTCTATAAGTGATAGCATCACTTACATAGGAAGTGATGTAAATGCCGGACCAGTCTGCATAAACGGCCCGGCATACCTTGCATTATTTTATCTGCGCTACTTCAAAGTGCATTCCGTCTTTACGGGAGAAATGTCCGCCCCAGTAGAAACCATTTAAATTGGCTATCTGCACCAGCTCTCTCACCGATCCTTTCTGACCTACCAATGCCGGTATGGCGCCCAGCGGATTCCATGCTACGTTGATGTCGAATGCTGAACCAAAAGAATGATTGCTTAATGTTGTGCGGCTGCCCCTGATGAACCTTGGTACATAAGAGCCGCCCCAGGTGAGCACCAATGGCAGCAGGCCTGCTTTTTCCCAGTCGGCCCACATTTTCACAAGCTGATTGGCGGCTATCCTATGGAACTGTACCCTGTCAGATCCCTTGATGTTGACCAGCTGCGGTACAGACACCGTTACAATATTCTGGCTTGCCCAGTTGTCGGTCACTTTGATGTTTTCCGGATTGCCCGGAATTGGTTGGGATACATAAGAGAATTTACCAAAGACCTTCGCCCGCTCTTCATTGGACACCAATGGCTGAAAGGAGGGTGGTTTAGGGTAATCTGCTCCCGATTTGTCGGTCCGGTCGTCAATGATGCCGTCAAAGCCCAGCTGCATGGCAATGCCATACGTTTTATTGCCTACCACACCGTCGGGCTGGAGGTGGTTTCTACGCTGGAATTCGATCGTTGCATTCAGTACTTCCCTTGAAAAAATGCCATCAGCGACGCCTTCGTACAGGTGCTGACCGATTAAAAAGAATTGCCAGCTTGTAACCAGTGCGCCCTGGCTGTTGATCCGGATAAGTTTAAGTTCCATAAATGTTGGGGGATGATTTGGTTAAACAATTGGGGGATATTGAGATTCATGCGTATTTAGGGGTAATGATTTGAGGTAAAAACAATGGTACCGAAGATACATGCTTTTTCTGTAAAGCCTGTATAAAATGCCAGGTATTTCCGCAACTTTTCATGTGAATGACTGCAGGCACATTGCTACCGGTCATGTTTATATTACTC from Chitinophaga filiformis carries:
- a CDS encoding M15 family metallopeptidase, which codes for MELKLIRINSQGALVTSWQFFLIGQHLYEGVADGIFSREVLNATIEFQRRNHLQPDGVVGNKTYGIAMQLGFDGIIDDRTDKSGADYPKPPSFQPLVSNEERAKVFGKFSYVSQPIPGNPENIKVTDNWASQNIVTVSVPQLVNIKGSDRVQFHRIAANQLVKMWADWEKAGLLPLVLTWGGSYVPRFIRGSRTTLSNHSFGSAFDINVAWNPLGAIPALVGQKGSVRELVQIANLNGFYWGGHFSRKDGMHFEVAQIK